The following proteins are co-located in the Mesorhizobium sp. M1E.F.Ca.ET.045.02.1.1 genome:
- a CDS encoding ribonuclease J, with protein sequence MANRENAELVFAPLGGVGEIGMNFALYGYGPADAREWIVVDVGVTFPDTAHPGVDLILPDTRFIEENLDGLRGIVITHAHEDHYGALLDIWPKLKVPVWMTPFTAGLLEAKRQGEQNAPKIPASVYRAGEKFTIGPFEIEAIPVAHSIPEPMSLAITTPAGTVIHTGDWKIDPAPTIGPKTDEARFRAYGDKGVLALICDSTNALREGDSPSEVAVGEGLKGVIEKAKGRVAVTTFSSNVGRIVSIARAARDAGRQCLVLGRSLKRVIDVASELGYMDGLPEFIGEEDYGFIPRENLVIICTGSQGEPLAALAKLSRDEMKSVALTAGDTVVFSSRTIPGNEKAILEIKNRLIDLGMKIIEDGDALVHVSGHPRRSELRKMYEWVRPQIGVPVHGEAAHLVAQGSLMSMSGIGQVAQVRDGDMLRLWPGPATIIDQVPFGRLYKDGYLIGTDQAMGIRDRRKLSFAGHVAVNVVLDDKYELAGDPDLVAIGVAEADANGETLEDLMLDAAIGAVDSIPRQRRKDLDLVQEAVRRAVRGAANEAWGKKPLVTVFVTR encoded by the coding sequence ATGGCGAATAGAGAAAACGCCGAACTCGTGTTCGCGCCGCTCGGCGGCGTCGGCGAGATCGGCATGAACTTCGCCCTTTATGGCTACGGACCGGCGGACGCGCGCGAGTGGATCGTCGTCGATGTCGGCGTCACCTTTCCCGATACCGCGCATCCGGGCGTCGACCTCATCCTGCCCGACACGCGCTTCATCGAGGAGAACCTCGACGGCTTGCGCGGCATCGTCATCACGCATGCGCATGAGGACCACTACGGCGCGCTGCTCGACATCTGGCCGAAGCTCAAAGTCCCGGTCTGGATGACGCCGTTCACCGCAGGGCTACTGGAGGCCAAGCGGCAGGGCGAGCAGAATGCGCCGAAGATTCCGGCCTCCGTCTACCGGGCCGGCGAGAAGTTCACCATCGGGCCGTTCGAGATCGAAGCCATCCCGGTGGCGCACTCCATCCCCGAGCCGATGTCGCTGGCGATCACCACGCCGGCAGGCACGGTCATCCACACTGGCGACTGGAAGATTGATCCGGCGCCGACGATCGGGCCGAAGACCGACGAGGCGCGTTTTCGCGCCTATGGCGACAAGGGCGTGCTGGCGCTGATCTGCGATTCCACCAATGCGCTGAGGGAAGGCGACTCGCCGTCGGAAGTGGCGGTCGGCGAAGGCCTCAAGGGCGTCATCGAGAAGGCCAAGGGCCGCGTCGCGGTGACCACATTTTCCTCCAATGTCGGGCGCATCGTCTCGATCGCCAGGGCGGCGCGCGATGCCGGCCGGCAATGCCTGGTGCTCGGCCGCTCGCTGAAGCGCGTCATCGATGTCGCGAGCGAGCTCGGCTACATGGACGGCCTGCCGGAATTCATTGGCGAGGAGGATTACGGCTTCATCCCGCGCGAGAACCTGGTGATCATCTGCACCGGCAGCCAGGGCGAGCCGCTGGCCGCACTCGCGAAACTCTCGCGCGACGAGATGAAGTCGGTGGCGCTGACCGCCGGCGACACGGTGGTGTTTTCCTCCCGCACCATTCCCGGCAACGAGAAGGCGATCCTGGAGATCAAGAACCGGCTGATCGACCTCGGCATGAAGATCATCGAGGACGGCGACGCGCTGGTGCATGTCTCGGGCCATCCGCGCCGCAGCGAGCTGCGCAAGATGTATGAATGGGTGCGGCCGCAGATCGGGGTGCCGGTGCATGGCGAGGCGGCGCATCTGGTGGCGCAGGGTTCGCTGATGTCGATGTCGGGCATCGGCCAGGTGGCGCAGGTGCGCGACGGCGACATGCTGAGGCTCTGGCCCGGCCCCGCCACGATCATCGACCAGGTGCCGTTCGGCCGCCTCTACAAGGACGGTTATCTGATCGGCACCGACCAGGCCATGGGCATACGCGACCGGCGCAAGCTGTCCTTCGCCGGCCATGTCGCGGTCAATGTCGTGCTCGACGACAAATACGAGCTCGCCGGCGATCCCGATCTGGTGGCGATCGGCGTCGCCGAGGCGGACGCCAACGGCGAAACGCTGGAAGACCTGATGCTCGATGCGGCAATCGGCGCGGTGGACTCGATCCCCCGCCAGCGCCGAAAAGACCTCGACCTTGTGCAGGAGGCGGTGCGCCGTGCCGTGCGCGGCGCCGCCAACGAAGCCTGGGGCAAGAAGCCGCTGGTGACTGTATTCGTCACGCGGTGA
- the mce gene encoding methylmalonyl-CoA epimerase: protein MLGRLNHVALAVPDLAAAIAAYRDTLGARLSEPQALPEHGVTVVFVDVGNTKIELLEPLGEASPIAAFLEKNPSGGMHHVCYEVDDILAARDHLKASGARVLGDGNPKTGAHGKPVLFLHPKDFFGTLVELEQA from the coding sequence ATGCTCGGACGCCTGAACCATGTCGCACTTGCCGTGCCGGATCTGGCTGCGGCGATCGCGGCCTATCGCGATACACTGGGCGCGCGGCTCAGCGAACCGCAGGCACTGCCAGAACACGGCGTGACGGTGGTGTTCGTCGATGTCGGCAACACCAAGATCGAATTGCTGGAACCGCTGGGCGAGGCTTCGCCGATCGCCGCATTCCTCGAGAAGAATCCGTCGGGCGGCATGCATCACGTCTGTTACGAGGTGGACGACATCCTGGCCGCGCGCGATCATCTCAAGGCGAGCGGCGCGCGCGTGCTCGGCGACGGCAACCCGAAGACCGGCGCGCATGGCAAGCCGGTGCTGTTCCTGCATCCCAAGGACTTCTTCGGCACGCTCGTCGAACTGGAGCAGGCATGA
- a CDS encoding DUF1467 family protein has translation MNWVSFVALFFVTWWLVLFAVLPFSVRTQDEDQDVTLGTVSSAPKGPHMLRAAIRTTIVTAIVIGIFYGLTRGGGLSLDDIPHIIPDFSHK, from the coding sequence ATGAACTGGGTTTCTTTCGTAGCGCTGTTCTTCGTCACCTGGTGGCTGGTGCTGTTCGCCGTGCTGCCGTTCAGCGTGCGCACGCAGGACGAGGACCAGGATGTGACGCTCGGCACGGTTTCGAGCGCTCCGAAAGGACCGCATATGCTGCGTGCGGCGATTCGCACGACGATCGTCACCGCGATCGTGATCGGCATCTTCTACGGCCTGACGAGGGGGGGCGGCCTAAGCTTGGACGATATCCCGCATATCATACCGGACTTTAGTCATAAGTAA
- the proS gene encoding proline--tRNA ligase, translated as MRLSRYFLPILKENPREAEIVSHRLMLRAGMIRQQGQGSFSWLPLGKRVLDKVCQIIREEQNRAGALEILMPTIQSADLWRESGRYNDYGKEMLRIKDRQDRDMLYGPTNEEMVTEIFRAYVKSYKDLPLNLYHIQWKFRDEVRPRFGVMRSREFLMKDAYSFDLDFEGAKAAYNRMFVSYLRTFTRMGLQAIPMRADTGPIGGDLSHEFIILAETGESQVFCDRAYLSLDVPGADTNFSNDAEIGGIVKTWTTPYAATDEMHDEAAWANVSEGDRLSARGIEVGHIFHFGEKYSKPMGAKVTGPDGKDHFASGGSYGIGPSRLVAAIIEASHDENGIIWPEAVAPFDIGLINMKAGDVECDRVCDELYAALSAAGKDVLYDDTDQRPGGKFATADLIGLPWQVIVGPRGVAAGEVEIKNRRSGERETLPIAEAKKRLGIA; from the coding sequence ATGCGTTTGTCGCGCTACTTCCTGCCCATTCTCAAAGAAAATCCTCGCGAAGCCGAGATCGTCTCGCACCGGCTGATGCTGCGCGCCGGCATGATCCGCCAGCAGGGGCAGGGCAGCTTTTCCTGGCTGCCGCTCGGCAAACGGGTGCTGGACAAGGTCTGCCAGATCATCCGCGAAGAGCAGAACCGGGCAGGCGCGCTGGAAATCCTGATGCCGACCATCCAGTCGGCGGATCTGTGGCGCGAGAGCGGGCGCTACAACGACTACGGCAAGGAGATGCTGCGCATCAAGGATCGCCAGGACCGCGATATGCTCTACGGTCCGACCAATGAGGAAATGGTCACGGAAATCTTCCGCGCCTACGTCAAGTCCTACAAGGACCTGCCGCTCAACCTCTACCATATCCAGTGGAAGTTCCGCGACGAAGTGCGTCCCCGCTTCGGCGTCATGCGCTCGCGCGAGTTCCTGATGAAGGACGCTTACTCGTTCGACCTGGATTTTGAAGGCGCCAAGGCCGCCTACAACCGCATGTTCGTCTCCTATCTCAGGACGTTCACGCGCATGGGGCTGCAGGCCATTCCGATGCGCGCCGATACCGGCCCCATCGGCGGCGACCTCAGCCACGAGTTCATCATCCTGGCCGAAACCGGCGAGAGCCAGGTGTTCTGCGACCGTGCCTATCTGTCGCTCGACGTGCCTGGCGCGGACACGAACTTCTCTAACGACGCCGAGATCGGCGGCATCGTGAAGACGTGGACGACACCTTACGCGGCCACCGACGAGATGCATGACGAAGCGGCGTGGGCGAACGTTTCCGAGGGCGACAGGCTCTCCGCGCGCGGCATCGAGGTCGGCCATATCTTCCATTTCGGCGAGAAGTATTCCAAGCCGATGGGCGCCAAGGTGACAGGGCCCGACGGCAAGGACCATTTCGCTTCGGGCGGCTCCTACGGCATCGGCCCGTCGCGGCTGGTCGCGGCGATCATCGAGGCGAGCCATGACGAGAACGGCATCATCTGGCCGGAAGCGGTGGCGCCGTTCGATATCGGCCTGATCAACATGAAGGCGGGCGACGTCGAATGCGACCGCGTCTGCGACGAGCTCTACGCGGCGCTCTCCGCGGCCGGCAAGGACGTTCTCTATGACGACACCGACCAGCGGCCCGGCGGCAAGTTCGCCACCGCCGACCTGATCGGCCTGCCATGGCAGGTGATCGTCGGTCCGCGCGGCGTGGCCGCCGGCGAGGTCGAGATCAAGAACCGCCGCAGCGGAGAGCGTGAGACGCTGCCGATCGCCGAGGCCAAGAAGCGCCTGGGTATAGCCTGA
- a CDS encoding lipoprotein-releasing ABC transporter permease subunit: MSEAAAARKSAGAFSGFERMVAWRYLRSRRKETVISVIASISFLGIMLGVATLIVVMAVMNGFRAELLTRILGVNGHLIVQPLDSPLEDYAQVASRINGVAGVKYAIPLIDGQVLAQGNVGGGVGALVRGIRGEDLGKIAIVSGNIKQGTLEGFDTGEGVAIGKRMAENLGLVLGDTITLISPEGDVTPLGTTPRMKGYKITAIFEVGMSEYDSSIVYMPFSEAQLYFNMDGRAQTIEIYVDNPDNVDVLKPLVEQAAQRPIDLVDWRQRNETFFSALQVERNVMFMILTLIVLVAALNIISGLVMLVKDKGHDIAILRTMGASRGAILRIFLMTGAAIGVTGTIAGVLLGVVICLNIESIRQFFSWMTGRILFNPELYFLSQLPAKMDPRETTYVVIMALALSFLATLFPAWRAARLDPVEALRYE; this comes from the coding sequence ATGAGCGAGGCGGCTGCAGCCCGAAAGTCGGCAGGCGCCTTTTCAGGCTTCGAGCGCATGGTGGCGTGGCGCTACCTGCGTTCGCGCCGCAAGGAGACGGTGATCTCGGTCATCGCCTCGATCTCGTTCCTCGGCATCATGCTTGGCGTCGCGACGCTGATCGTCGTCATGGCGGTGATGAACGGTTTTCGCGCCGAGCTGCTGACCCGCATCCTCGGCGTCAACGGCCATCTGATCGTGCAGCCGCTCGATTCGCCGCTGGAGGACTACGCCCAGGTGGCGAGCCGCATCAACGGCGTTGCCGGCGTCAAATACGCCATCCCGCTGATCGACGGACAGGTGCTGGCGCAGGGCAATGTCGGCGGCGGTGTGGGCGCGCTGGTGCGCGGCATCCGCGGCGAAGATCTCGGCAAGATCGCGATCGTGTCCGGCAACATCAAGCAGGGTACGCTGGAAGGCTTCGATACCGGCGAAGGTGTGGCGATCGGCAAGCGCATGGCCGAGAATCTCGGCCTCGTGCTCGGCGACACGATCACGCTGATCTCGCCGGAAGGCGACGTCACCCCGCTCGGCACCACGCCGCGCATGAAGGGCTACAAGATCACGGCGATCTTCGAGGTCGGCATGTCGGAATATGACAGCTCGATCGTCTACATGCCGTTTTCGGAAGCGCAGCTCTATTTCAACATGGACGGGCGGGCGCAGACCATCGAGATCTATGTCGACAACCCCGACAATGTCGACGTGCTGAAGCCGCTGGTCGAACAGGCGGCGCAGCGGCCGATCGACCTCGTCGACTGGCGCCAGCGCAACGAGACCTTCTTCTCGGCGCTGCAGGTCGAGCGCAACGTCATGTTCATGATCCTGACGCTGATCGTGCTGGTGGCGGCGCTCAACATCATTTCCGGCCTCGTCATGCTGGTGAAGGACAAGGGCCATGACATCGCCATCCTGCGCACGATGGGGGCTTCGCGCGGCGCGATCCTGCGCATCTTCCTGATGACGGGGGCCGCGATCGGCGTGACCGGGACCATCGCCGGCGTGCTGCTCGGCGTGGTCATCTGCCTCAACATCGAATCGATCCGCCAGTTCTTCTCCTGGATGACCGGCAGGATCCTGTTCAATCCCGAGCTCTATTTCCTCAGCCAACTGCCTGCGAAGATGGATCCGCGCGAGACCACCTATGTCGTTATCATGGCGCTCGCCTTATCCTTCCTGGCCACGCTGTTTCCTGCCTGGCGGGCGGCTAGGCTCGATCCGGTCGAAGCCTTGAGGTACGAGTGA
- a CDS encoding ABC transporter ATP-binding protein yields MMAEAIIELKGVERHYVQGPRKLTILNGADFSLRRGEMVALVAPSGSGKSTLLHTAGLLERPDAGDVILAGRACGRLSDEERTAIRRNDIGFVYQFHHLLPEFSAIENIMMPQLIKGLPPKEASERAAQLLDYMQIGKRAQHRPAELSGGEQQRVAIARAVANAPLVLLADEPTGNLDPTTASYVFDALEALVRQSGLAALIVTHNHELASRMDRRVTLAEGKVVPL; encoded by the coding sequence GTGATGGCCGAAGCCATTATCGAGCTGAAGGGCGTCGAGCGGCACTATGTCCAGGGGCCCCGCAAGCTGACTATTCTCAACGGCGCCGACTTTTCGCTGCGTCGCGGCGAGATGGTGGCGCTGGTGGCGCCATCGGGCTCCGGCAAGTCGACCTTGCTGCATACGGCGGGACTGCTCGAGCGCCCGGACGCGGGGGACGTGATCCTTGCCGGCCGTGCCTGTGGCCGGCTCTCCGACGAAGAACGCACGGCGATCCGCCGCAACGATATCGGCTTCGTCTATCAGTTCCATCATCTGCTGCCGGAGTTCTCGGCCATCGAAAACATCATGATGCCGCAGTTGATCAAGGGACTTCCCCCCAAGGAGGCGTCGGAGCGGGCGGCACAGCTTCTCGACTACATGCAGATCGGCAAGCGCGCGCAGCACCGGCCGGCCGAGCTTTCCGGCGGCGAACAGCAGCGCGTGGCGATCGCGCGCGCCGTCGCCAACGCGCCGCTGGTGCTTCTCGCCGACGAGCCGACCGGCAATCTCGATCCGACGACCGCCTCCTATGTCTTCGACGCGCTGGAGGCGCTTGTCAGGCAATCGGGGCTGGCGGCGTTGATCGTCACCCACAATCACGAGCTGGCCTCGCGCATGGACCGGCGGGTGACGCTGGCCGAGGGCAAGGTGGTTCCGCTGTAA
- a CDS encoding site-2 protease family protein, whose translation MSVIATVTLVAGNLGLIFLLMTAPLGLRTVTVSRVIEADRKRLWQALWPFGGDAGWSGEILSAVPLDGEGAALIKLSWEGRDGQPIERKAQFQDVVEGSRFSMRVVEDTALDPSFWANYRETTELVREGDATRVTLTQTDRYRGVAFLVFRYFAMRRELAKLQVWARTGTYRKGGWFEHPVSQIGFAVLSTFILWPFFGLNPGGLALAAILTSVVALHELGHMAAFRLTGHRRARMIFIPLLGGIAIGGRPYDSRFEVAFVALMGAGFSAFLVPVLIAASGLAGSEGHRLAALLLATLAGCASLFNIANLVPVWKFDGGQVLRQICPGPLALALASFLLLSALLALGWRAGFPPGFLLIAGAVFSMLSLLTVGSGVKPRHELKPIRAVDRLAMAGALLAVFAIHGYGVLWASAQLM comes from the coding sequence GTGTCGGTCATCGCCACGGTCACCCTCGTGGCCGGAAATCTCGGACTGATCTTTCTGCTGATGACCGCGCCGCTCGGGCTGCGCACGGTTACGGTCAGCCGCGTCATCGAGGCCGATCGGAAACGCCTCTGGCAGGCGCTGTGGCCGTTCGGCGGCGACGCCGGCTGGTCGGGTGAAATCCTATCCGCCGTACCCCTGGACGGCGAGGGCGCGGCGCTGATCAAACTGTCCTGGGAGGGGCGGGATGGTCAACCGATCGAACGCAAGGCTCAGTTTCAGGATGTGGTGGAAGGCAGCCGCTTCTCGATGCGCGTCGTCGAGGACACGGCGCTCGATCCCTCATTCTGGGCCAACTATCGTGAAACCACCGAGCTCGTCCGCGAAGGCGACGCGACGCGGGTGACGCTTACGCAAACAGACCGCTATCGCGGCGTCGCCTTCCTGGTCTTCCGCTACTTCGCCATGCGCCGCGAACTCGCCAAGCTGCAGGTCTGGGCGAGAACCGGAACATATCGCAAGGGCGGCTGGTTCGAGCATCCGGTGAGCCAGATCGGCTTCGCCGTGCTTTCGACCTTCATCCTGTGGCCGTTCTTCGGGCTCAACCCTGGCGGGCTGGCGCTGGCCGCGATCCTGACCTCGGTGGTGGCGCTGCACGAGCTGGGTCACATGGCGGCGTTCCGCCTGACCGGGCATCGCCGGGCGCGGATGATCTTCATCCCGCTGCTCGGCGGCATCGCCATCGGCGGCAGGCCCTATGACAGCCGCTTCGAGGTGGCCTTCGTGGCGCTGATGGGGGCGGGCTTCTCCGCCTTCCTGGTGCCCGTCCTGATCGCCGCCAGCGGCCTTGCCGGCAGCGAGGGACATCGCCTGGCGGCGTTGCTGCTGGCGACGCTTGCCGGCTGCGCGTCGCTGTTCAACATCGCCAATCTGGTGCCGGTGTGGAAGTTCGACGGCGGCCAGGTGCTGCGCCAGATCTGCCCAGGGCCACTCGCGCTCGCGCTGGCGTCCTTCCTGCTGCTCTCCGCCCTGTTGGCGCTCGGCTGGCGCGCCGGTTTCCCGCCCGGCTTCCTGCTCATCGCCGGAGCGGTGTTCTCGATGCTCAGCCTGCTCACCGTGGGCAGCGGCGTGAAGCCGCGTCACGAGCTGAAGCCGATCCGAGCCGTCGATCGCCTGGCCATGGCCGGCGCGCTGCTCGCGGTCTTTGCCATTCACGGCTATGGTGTGCTCTGGGCTTCGGCGCAGCTCATGTAG
- the lipB gene encoding lipoyl(octanoyl) transferase LipB, giving the protein MTERSQIATSFLPLPGSAPVEWVIEPGLTAYPDALAFMEARAEAIRSGAAGEMVWLVEHPPLYTAGTSARIEDLIEPDRFPVFAAGRGGEYTYHGPGQRVAYVMLDLKRRREDVRAFVAALEEWIIETLAAFNVRGERREDRVGVWVVRPDRPALPDGSPAEDKIAAIGIRLRRWVSFHGIAINVEPELGHFSGIVPCGVSDHGVTSLVDLGLPVTMADLDLALKSAFEDVFGPASAPVAELTRKAG; this is encoded by the coding sequence ATGACAGAACGCAGCCAGATCGCCACGTCGTTCCTGCCCCTGCCCGGTTCGGCGCCGGTCGAATGGGTGATCGAGCCCGGATTGACCGCCTATCCGGATGCGCTCGCCTTCATGGAAGCCCGCGCCGAGGCGATCCGCAGCGGCGCGGCCGGCGAGATGGTCTGGCTGGTCGAGCATCCGCCGCTCTACACCGCCGGCACCAGCGCGCGTATCGAAGACCTGATCGAGCCCGACCGGTTCCCGGTCTTCGCCGCCGGGCGCGGCGGCGAATACACCTATCACGGCCCCGGCCAGCGGGTCGCCTATGTGATGCTCGACCTGAAGCGCCGGCGCGAGGATGTCCGCGCCTTCGTCGCAGCGCTCGAAGAGTGGATCATCGAAACACTTGCCGCCTTCAACGTGCGCGGCGAGCGGCGCGAGGACCGGGTCGGCGTCTGGGTGGTGCGGCCGGATCGCCCTGCCCTGCCCGATGGCTCGCCGGCCGAGGACAAGATCGCGGCAATAGGCATCCGGCTGCGGCGCTGGGTGAGCTTCCATGGCATCGCCATCAATGTCGAGCCGGAGCTTGGCCATTTCAGCGGCATCGTGCCTTGCGGCGTCTCGGACCACGGCGTGACCAGCCTCGTCGACCTCGGCCTGCCCGTGACCATGGCCGACCTCGACCTCGCGCTGAAATCCGCCTTCGAGGACGTGTTCGGGCCTGCCTCGGCCCCGGTCGCCGAACTGACCCGAAAGGCAGGCTAA